Proteins found in one Coffea eugenioides isolate CCC68of chromosome 5, Ceug_1.0, whole genome shotgun sequence genomic segment:
- the LOC113769827 gene encoding protodermal factor 1, whose translation MERKRSKLQASLLLWATVAVLLSQNLLVSAISAATVEDQKNYYPPDPNAGTPHTGSPSHNPPHSSGGGHGSTPSHGGGGGGGSYGTPPANCGTPPSEGPATPTPSTPSGGGGSYQPPPTTPSTPTPIVNPPIVNPPTIVSPPTTPGIEPGTPTIPGVTVPPAPPYGFDPNSPPFSCNYWRTHPTLIWGLLGWWGTVGQTLGASSIPGFGSNMSVLQALSNTRTDGFGALYREGTASFLNSMVHRNFPYTTQQVRDTFVGALSSNKAAAHQAQLFNLANEGRVKA comes from the exons ATGGAGAGGAAGAGAAGCAAACTGCAGGCTTCTCTGCTACTGTGGGCAACAGTGGCAGTTTTGCTTTCTCAAAACTTGCTCGTTTCTGCCATTTCTGCAGCCACAGTTGAAGATCAGAAGAACTACTATCCTCCTGATCCAAATGCAGGAACTCCCCATACAG GTTCACCAAGTCACAATCCACCACACAGTTCAGGAGGTGGACATGGATCAACACCCTCACAtggaggtggaggtggaggtggaaGCTATGGAACGCCACCAGCAAACTGTGGTACACCACCAAGTGAAGGCCCTGCTACTCCTACCCCATCCACTCCCTCAGGAGGTGGAGGATCCTACCAACCTCCTCCCACTACGCCTTCAACACCAACCCCTATTGTAAACCCTCCTATCGTAAACCCACCTACCATTGTTAGCCCACCGACAACTCCAGGCATCGAGCCTGGCACCCCAACCATTCCTGGCGTCACTGTCCCTCCTGCACCTCCATATGGATTTGATCCTAACTCTCCACCTTTCTCATGCAA CTACTGGAGGACTCACCCAACTTTGATTTGGGGTCTGCTTGGCTGGTGGGGAACAGTTGGTCAAACCTTGGGCGCCAGTAGCATTCCTGGCTTTGGTTCAAACATGAGTGTTCTGCAAGCTCTTTCAAACACCCGTACTGATGGCTTTGGAGCTCTCTACAGGGAAGGCACAGCTTCTTTTCTCAACTCCATGGTGCACAGGAATTTCCCGTACACAACCCAACAGGTCAGGGACACGTTTGTTGGAGCACTGAGCTCAAACAAGGCAGCAGCCCATCAGGCACAGCTCTTCAATCTAGCCAATGAGGGTCGAGTGAAAGCTTAG
- the LOC113769997 gene encoding taxadiene 5-alpha hydroxylase — MAFDLSFVLPLFSAVVALALAIVFYNFTSSNNKSKKNLPPGELGLPWIGETLEFHKAQKNNRLYEEFVQPRIQKNGKTFKTRLMGSPTVVVNGAEANKFFLSNEFKLVVSSWPTSSVQLMGSDSIMETQGDAHRCVRGIIATSLSCSGLEAMVPMICNTVQSHLDENWRGKDVISLYRLTKTLTFTIVLECMLGIEVQPEMLGMFEKVLEGVFSLPFRFPGTAFSRAKNARIEVEKMLLNIVRKKREEIAFQQVVEGGGMLLFRLVKAMIQGEMSEKEVVDNMVLLVFAAHDTTSFAITMTFRMLAHHPNCYSQLLQEHLDIKDNRRPGETLTHEDIKKMNYTWQVARESMRMFPPIFGSFRKAIVDIEYDGFTIPKGWKVLWTAYGTHYESEYFEDPLRFNPSRFEIPVQPYAYLPFGGGPRQCAGYQLAKLNILILIHFVVTQYEWSLVNPQEPIAVDPLPFPSQGMPIRISPKLS, encoded by the exons ATGGCCTTCGATTTGAGCTTCGTTCTGCCTTTGTTTTCTGCAGTTGTTGCATTGGCTCTTGCTATTGTCTTTTATAACTTCACTAGCTCAAACaataaaagcaagaaaaatttACCACCGGGAGAGCTGGGACTTCCTTGGATTGGTGAAACATTAGAATTCCACAAAGCCCAAAAGAATAACAGGCTGTACGAGGAGTTTGTTCAACCAAGAATCCAAAAAAATGGGAAGACCTTCAAAACTAGGCTGATGGGGTCACCAACTGTGGTGGTAAATGGAGCCGAAGCTAATAAGTTCTTTCTGTCTAATGAATTCAAGTTGGTGGTTAGCTCATGGCCTACCTCATCTGTTCAGCTCATGGGCTCTGATTCTATCATGGAGACGCAAGGGGATGCACACCGTTGCGTCCGAGGAATCATTGCCACCAGCCTCAGCTGTTCTGGGCTGGAGGCAATGGTGCCAATGATATGCAACACAGTTCAGTCGCATTTGGACGAAAATTGGAGAGGTAAGGACGTTATCAGCCTGTATAGACTAACCAAAACTTTGACATTCACCATTGTGCTTGAATGCATGCTGGGAATTGAAGTCCAACCAGAAATGTTGGGAATGTTTGAGAAAGTCTTGGAAGGGGTTTTCTCTCTCCCATTTAGGTTCCCTGGAACGGCATTCTCAAGGGCAAAGAATGCAAGAATTGAGGTAGAGAAGATGTTGCTAAATATAGTGagaaaaaagagggaagaaattGCATTCCAGCAAGTAGTAGAAGGAGGAGGAATGCTACTTTTCAGGCTGGTAAAGGCGATGATTCAAGGCGAAATGAGTGAGAAGGAAGTGGTGGATAATATGGTTCTGCTAGTTTTTGCAGCACATGATACCACTTCTTTTGCCATTACCATGACCTTTAGGATGTTGGCTCATCATCCCAACTGCTACTCACAACTTCTTCAAG AACATCTTGACATAAAGGACAACAGAAGACCAGGTGAAACCTTAACACATGAGGACATAAAGAAGATGAATTATACTTGGCAAGTTGCTAGAGAAAGCATGAGGATGTTTCCTCCTATTTTTGGCTCGTTCAGAAAAGCGATTGTAGACATTGAATACGACGGATTTACGATTCCAAAAGGCTGGAAG GTGCTCTGGACTGCTTATGGAACACATTATGAATCAGAGTATTTTGAAGACCCTCTGAGATTTAATCCAAGTAGATTTGAGATCCCTGTTCAGCCTTATGCTTATCTTCCATTTGGTGGAGGGCCAAGGCAGTGTGCTGGATATCAATTAGCCAAGTTAAACATCCTAATACTGATACATTTTGTTGTTACACAATATGAATGGTCCTTAGTGAATCCTCAGGAACCCATTGCTGTGGATCCTCTACCATTTCCCTCTCAGGGAATGCCCATTAGAATTTCTCCCAAGTTGTCATAG